One genomic region from Asterias amurensis chromosome 7, ASM3211899v1 encodes:
- the LOC139939617 gene encoding uncharacterized protein encodes MASILHRLGLLRLCTTASTTIPCRLRSSVPNTTLPVVPPDAKDTQVDHHSNPNQTPGTCKIRKLHPREVSILSGSQPVEGARLRNDDLRLMYNADPNGFFLATTENGDVVGTIAAVRQSETLGFIGFHHVAEAFQVEGAKLWETAMEYLGDRNVGIEVGTPDIGKYTELGFKEQWRTGCFKGTGIPLLPEVQSNKLLRPIADIGYGRVVDFDTDICGVPRIKFLLSWLQNLGPSAAAQAVLEGNRVIGFGVIRPLQAASSHRIGPLLAENAAATQVILLSLLSKIAKETLFIDSPLCNPSFTRILETDLKMEQVDERARMYSRGNPGVEVRKMFGVLSKDIG; translated from the exons ATGGCGTCAATACTGCACAGACTTGGACTGCTGCGACTTTGCACAACAGCTTCGACAACAATACCATGTAGACTGAGGTCATCAGTCCCCAACACCACCCTGCCAGTGGTGCCTCCAGATGCAAAAGATACTCAAGTTGACCACCACTCGAACCCAAACCAGACACCCGGAACTTGTAAAATCCGCAAACTCCATCCAAGGGAAGTCTCCATCCTCTCCGGTAGTcagccagtagagggcgccagACTGAGAAACGATGACCTGCGGTTGATGTATAACGCAGACCCAAACGGTTTCTTTCTAGCGACGACCGAGAATGGTGATGTCGTTGGAACTATCGCAGCAGTTCGTCAGAGTGAGACATTGGGGTTCATTGGATTTCATCATGTGGCAGAAGCTTTTCAGGTGGAAGGAGCTAAGCTTTGGGAAACTGCCATGGAGTATCTGGGCGATCGGAATGTTGGTATAGAGGTTGGGACGCCGGACATTGGCAAATATACAGAGCTTGGatttaaagagcaatggaggACTGGATGCTTCAAG GGTACTGGAATTCCCCTTCTACCAGAGGTGCAAAGTAACAAACTCCTGCGACCGATTGCCGACATTGGATATGGTAGAGTTGTAGACTTTGATACAGATATATGTGGTGTGCCAAGGATCAAGTTCCTTCTGAGCTGGCTACAGAATCTTGGTCCCTCTGCGGCTGCTCAGGCAGTCTTAGAAG GTAATCGTGTCATCGGATTCGGTGTAATCCGTCCCCTGCAGGCAGCCTCCAGCCACCGCATCGGCCCTCTACTGGCAGAAAACGCAGCCgctacccaagtcatccttctGTCCCTCCTCAGTAAGATAGCCAAGGAGACGCTCTTTATTGACTCGCCTCTTTGTAACCCCTCCTTCACCCGGATACTCGAGACAGATTTGAAGATGGAGCAGGTCGATGAGAGAGCTAGGATGTACTCGAGAGGAAATCCGGGCGTCGAAGTTCGGAAAATGTTTGGAGTCCTGAGTAAAGACATTGGATGA